In Silene latifolia isolate original U9 population chromosome 3, ASM4854445v1, whole genome shotgun sequence, a single window of DNA contains:
- the LOC141646131 gene encoding ankyrin repeat-containing protein ITN1-like — protein MEYNIIHKNTNVSNNERDLEMGDLNQPPYPISKKYRNMMRHGKSLAESLSFNQISIRSSSDPDDVASPSTPKVIISNAGKALAVSTSAKSLCGSNSSKSLVVSGSSKSFSMSGSSKRMDQRRMYVKQVTGKHKDTELHLAADKGDIEAVMEILTEIDAQMTGTVIGVEFDAELADIRLAIINEVNELGETPLFRAAEKGYLEIVKALLPHMTSNGIFAKNQVGFNALHVAASQGHEAIVQVLLDYDPNLSKTVAQSNTTPLISAAIRGHVNVVNVLLLNDSSMLEISKSNGKNALHLSARQGHVEIVKALLNKDPQLTRKTDKKGQTALHMAVKGHSSQVVRLILRVDPSIVMLLDKFGNAALHVATRKKRVEIVNELLLIPHTNVNALTRDRKTALDIAEALPLSEEIVEIKDNLSQYGAMKASELNQPRDELRKTVTEIQKNVHSQLEQARRTNQNVNGIAKELKRLHREGINNATNSVTVVAVLFATVAFAAIFTVPGGDLNNGEAVIASTTAFKVFFIFNAVALFTSLSVVVVQITIVRGETKSARRVVEIINKLMWLASICTTVSFISSSYIVVGKRNRWAAIFVTVTGASTMAGVLGTMTYYVVKYKRIRKVKKKENSTRNNESHYSRHDADLLSDDLADNAIFAI, from the exons ATGGAGTATAATATCATCCATAAAAATACAAATGTCTCAAATAATGAAAGGGATCTGGAGATGGGAGACTTAAACCAACCCCCTTATCCAATTTCAAAGAAATACCGCAACATGATGCGACATGGAAAGTCTTTGGCAGAGTCACTTTCATTTAATCAAATATCCATTCGGTCATCATCCGACCCGGATGATGTGGCCTCACCATCTACGCCAAAGGTGATCATTTCCAATGCTGGTAAAGCATTGGCCGTGTCGACATCCGCTAAGTCTCTATGCGGGTCAAACTCAAGCAAGTCATTGGTGGTATCAGGTTCCAGTAAATCCTTCTCTATGTCTGGATCCAGTAAGCGTATGGATCAAAGAAGGATGTACGTGAAACAGGTGACAG GTAAGCATAAGGACACGGAGCTCCATTTGGCTGCGGATAAAGGTGATATTGAGGCTGTGATGGAAATTCTTACAGAGATTGACGCGCAAATGACAGGGACTGTCATAGGGGTTGAGTTTGATGCTGAGTTAGCAGATATTCGACTAGCTATTATAAATGAGGTTAATGAGCTTGGGGAAACTCCACTTTTTCGTGCAGCTGAAAAGGGATATCTTGAGATTGTTAAGGCTTTGTTACCTCATATGACCTCAAATGGTATCTTTGCCAAGAATCAAGTTGGGTTTAATGCACTTCATGTTGCTGCTTCTCAAGGTCATGAAG CCATTGTGCAGGTGTTATTAGATTATGACCCAAATTTAAGCAAAACCGTGGCACAATCCAATACAACGCCTTTAATATCAGCAGCAATTAGAGGACATGTAAATGTAGTGAACGTACTATTACTAAACGATTCAAGCATGCTAGAAATTTCCAAGTCAAACGGGAAGAATGCATTGCATTTATCAGCTAGACAGGGGCATGTAGAGATAGTGAAAGCATTACTAAATAAGGATCCACAACTTACTCGAAAAACTGATAAGAAAGGACAAACAGCCCTTCATATGGCAGTCAAAGGACATAGCTCTCAAGTTGTAAGATTAATTCTCCGTGTTGATCCCTCTATTGTCATGCTTCTTGACAAGTTCGGAAACGCTGCCCTACATGTCGCAACTAGAAAAAAACGAGTTGAG ATAGTCAACGAACTCCTTCTTATCCCGCACACCAATGTAAATGCATTGACAAGAGACCGAAAGACCGCATTGGACATCGCAGAGGCTCTACCATTGTCCGAAGAAATTGTGGAGATAAAGGACAACCTATCACAATATGGAGCTATGAAAGCAAGCGAATTAAATCAGCCACGTGACGAACTACGAAAAACCGTGACCGAAATACAAAAAAACGTACACTCTCAACTGGAACAAGCTCGGCGAACAAACCAAAACGTGAATGGAATAGCAAAAGAGTTGAAAAGGCTTCATCGAGAAGGAATCAACAATGCCACAAACTCTGTCACGGTAGTAGCAGTACTTTTCGCCACAGTTGCATTCGCGGCAATCTTCACAGTGCCGGGTGGCGATTTGAATAACGGTGAGGCTGTGATAGCTAGCACTACGGCGTtcaaagttttttttatttttaacgCTGTGGCGTTGTTTACATCGTTATCAGTTGTGGTGGTGCAAATTACAATAGTTCGCGGTGAGACCAAATCAGCGAGGCGAGTGGTGGAGATCATTAATAAGTTGATGTGGTTAGCATCGATATGTACAACTGTTTCGTTCATTTCCTCGTCATACATTGTTGTTGGGAAGCGTAATAGATGGGCAGCTATTTTCGTGACGGTGACTGGGGCGAGTACAATGGCTGGAGTTTTAGGGACAATGACTTATTATGTGGTGAAATATAAGAGAATtaggaaagtgaagaagaaggAAAATTCGACAAGGAATAATGAAAGTCATTATTCCCGACATGATGCTGATTTGCTGTCTGATGATTTGGCCGACAATGCAATCTTTGCAATTTGA